The Algoriphagus halophilus sequence CTCGAATGGTTAGCGAAGAAATAAAGAATAAATATCAATTAGTCATCGGTCTGGAGGTACATTCCCAGCTTCTTACGAATAGCAAAATGTTTGCTTCTGATGCCTCTGAATATGGAAAAGCTCCAAATACACAGGTATCCGTGATTACCTTAGGCCATCCTGGTACTTTGCCGAAAGTAAATAAGAAGGCCATTGAATTTGCCATCAAAATGGGATTGGCCTGTAATTGTGAAATTACCAGACATAATGTTTTTGCCCGAAAAAATTATTTCTATCCAGATCTTCCAAAAGGTTTCCAGATCACCCAGGACAAAGGCCCCATTTGTGTAGGAGGGACTGTTCCGATCAAATTGGAGGATGGAAGAACCAAAGAGGTTTTATTGAACCGAATCCATTTGGAGGAAGATGCTGGCAAGTCTATCCACTTGGCTGGTGAACCTGATACATTGGTGGATTTTAACCGTGCAGGTACTCCGCTGATTGAGATCGTTTCAGAACCCGATTTAAGAAGCCCGGAAGAAGCTTATGCTTTTTTGTCGGAGATCAAGAAGTTGGTAAAATACCTTGAAATCTGTGATGGGAACATGGAAGAAGGATCACTTCGCTGTGATGCCAATGTTTCCGTGATGTTAAAAGGGGCCAAGGAATATGGAAAGAAAGTTGAAGTGAAAAACATGAACTCTTTCCGAAATGTGTTCCGGGCCATAGAACATGAGCATAATCGTATCATTGAGTTACTGGAAGCAGGGGAGGAGGTCATTTCTGAGACTAGAACATTTGATGCCGCTAACGGTACAACGGCGAGTATGCGGACCAAAGAGGACTTGAATGATTATCGATATTTTCCTGAACCGGATTTAAGCCCAGTAGTAGTTTCTGAAGAATGGTTGAGTTCTATCAAAGAAAGTATGCCTGACCTTCCTAGAGAATTACACCAGCGATTTGTAGAGCAATTTGGTTTGCCTGAATACGATGCGAGTTTCTTGACTGAGTCGAAAGAAATGGCTCTTTGGTTTAATGAACTGTGTAGTAAAACAAAAAATTATAAAGCTGCGTCTAACTGGATGATGGGACCGATAAAGTCCTATTTGAATGAAGGGTCAGTACAGATAAAAGACTTTCCAATTAGTACTGATTCGCTTGCTGAACTTATTGCATTGATCGATGCAGGCAAGGTGAGTTTCACAGTAGCTTCTCAAAAGATATA is a genomic window containing:
- the gatB gene encoding Asp-tRNA(Asn)/Glu-tRNA(Gln) amidotransferase subunit GatB, coding for MVSEEIKNKYQLVIGLEVHSQLLTNSKMFASDASEYGKAPNTQVSVITLGHPGTLPKVNKKAIEFAIKMGLACNCEITRHNVFARKNYFYPDLPKGFQITQDKGPICVGGTVPIKLEDGRTKEVLLNRIHLEEDAGKSIHLAGEPDTLVDFNRAGTPLIEIVSEPDLRSPEEAYAFLSEIKKLVKYLEICDGNMEEGSLRCDANVSVMLKGAKEYGKKVEVKNMNSFRNVFRAIEHEHNRIIELLEAGEEVISETRTFDAANGTTASMRTKEDLNDYRYFPEPDLSPVVVSEEWLSSIKESMPDLPRELHQRFVEQFGLPEYDASFLTESKEMALWFNELCSKTKNYKAASNWMMGPIKSYLNEGSVQIKDFPISTDSLAELIALIDAGKVSFTVASQKIYPEMLKSSEENPIEIAQKLNLIQESDESSLLPIVEAVLAENAGKVAEFRSGKKGLMGMFMGQVMKKSQGKADPKVATKLLTKLLQK